A region of the Cydia fagiglandana chromosome 20, ilCydFagi1.1, whole genome shotgun sequence genome:
gagtactagagctgtttccgtttgaagtttcattaaatttggttgttttttaagaaattctaGTGCTAATGATGCATTCAACGAATTTCATGATCTCTTGGGGCTTTTTCATGACTTATGTTTTCCTTTAGTGAAAGTAGTTATAACAGAGAAACCAAAAAAAGCTAAATGGATCTCAAAAGGTCTAAGGCTTTGTTGTAAACGTAAGCGCGCATTATACTTACAAGCAtgtaaaagcaaaaatatacaGCTTAAGTCTAAGTATAAAATATACTCAAAAGTGTTACAGTCTGTTATACATAAAGCTCAAAAGAGAAGCAATTATAACTATATATTTAATGCTAGAAATGCGTGTCGCGCGACTTGGGATATAATTAATGATAGGGTGGGTAAATTGCGGCAACCAAGCTACATACAAAATATAGTAAGTGATAATGGTATTACATCTAAGCCTAAAGATATTGCAGAATTGATTAACAATTATTTCATTGATGTATCCAACAAGTTCCATCCAAAATATGGATCACCGCTACAAAATTTTGATCGATTGTCTCAGAGTATGTTTTGCAATCCCACTACTCCAAAAGAGATTCTAGAAACTATTAGGAAATTAAAAAACACTGCATCAACTGGATATGATGAAATAAATTCCAAAATACTAAAGGCTTGTGCCGAATCAATATGTGTACCTCTATCGTATGTCTTCAATCTTTCTCTTGCGGAGGGAACATTTCCTGAAAGGCTCAAAAAGTCCATAGTTAAACCGCTCCACAAAAAAGGACCAAAAAATAATGTAGCCAATTATAGACCTATTTCACTAATACCTGTCCTATCGAAACTGTTTGAAAAACTTATGCATTCTAGACTTGTCAATTTTGCCGATAAATATGAGATTTTTTCAGACCAGCAGCATGGCTTTAGAGCTAGTAGGTCTACAGCTACTGCAACTTTTGCTCTACTCAAGGATGTCATACAATGTGTGGATAAAGGACAGCCAGTCGTAGTCCTTTTTTTGGACATGACAAGGGCATTTGACTTGGTTGCTCATCAGAGACTCTTGACAAAACTTGAGCACTATGGAGTGCGAGGAAATGTGCTTCGCTGGATAGAGTCATACTTAAGTCAAAGAACGCAATATACAGAAATTGTTAGGAGGGAAGGCAAGTCTTTAAACACCTACAAATCTAACTGCAGAGAAAATTACTTTGGCGTGCCACAGGGCAGTGTCTTGGGCCCATTACTGTTTTCATTTTACATAAATGATTTGCCTAAAGCCGTAGATTTTCCTACCGTACTATTTGCAGACGACACTTCCGTAGTAATACCATGTACTGATATGCAAACATTTGAAAGTGACATTAATAGAACTCTGAATGCATTAGTCAACTGGCTGGAAATTAATAACCTATCAATAAATGTAAGCAAAACTAGGTATATGCAATTTAGAACTAGTAAGCGTCAAAGTTTGAAGCTAAATATAACTTGCTTAGGTGATTCTGTCAGCGAAAATAAAAGCTTCAAATTTCTTGGTATAGATTTGGATGAACATTTAACCTTTAATGAGCATGTTGATGGTGtttgtagtaaaataaataaatttatattccCTTTGAGGAAAGTCAGACAAACAGTATCTCGAGAATCAGCATTACTGGCATATCACAGCTACATTATGTCTACACTCAGATATGGTATAATAGTATGGGGTAACTCATTTGATGTGCAAAGGGCgttcataatgcaaaaaagatgTATAAGAGCCATcttcaaaatgaaacaaatggAATCCTGTAAGCCAGTAATGCAAAAGAATAAATTGTTATCACTACCATCCTTGTACATATATGAAATGGCTCTTTTTGTTCGCCTCAATGaaactcatttaaaaaaaaactgtgatATGATAAGTTACAATGACCGTATATCTAGACAGCGCAATCTactatttttgccaaaaacctGCCTCAAACAAACAGCTAGAAGTTCAttttatatgtgtataaaaatatttaataggttGCCAGCTGACATAAAAGACCTTCCAATCAACAAGTttaaaaagaaattatttttatggCTTAATGACATGTGTTTTTATTCCATACATGAATACTTTGattatgaaatggaatagaaataggaatttgaaattgtaaataatgAATTGCATGACTTTTCTAATGTTAATAATTAATCTGACATgttatttctaatattttttatgttataattttatgttagtGCGACTATACTTTAAATTTTGCATGCTACACCAAGCAGGGTATGGTTGAACTAATTAATATGTTATTGTACACCTTTGTAAACCCATAttcagcaaataaataaatacaaatacaaatacaaattggcgtcaacccaaaagttgtcgtgtcactgaaaaaaaataccactacgaattcttaacaacttcgctaagaaaGGTgacttaatttattaaattttaattaattaatacttgatgaaaactagaatgtgttttgttaattgcatttaccatgagataaggtatacaacacaatatgttgtgactccacagatgtaaaaaaaatagtggtatttggcccaatcccattataggagctgtaaaactgcgtgtctcctatgatgggacaattgacagaatgatgcttgccatgccataatttcatgtttaaacaatacagaagtaaaatgtagttacgaaatatgtcaatcaggaggtattctcggacttcggataaattaatatcgtttttccaaacttttatttaacttgccctgttagttagtgtgggtaatcttggtagctgaatttgagccacttttcgatttccgattcagttgaaattttgtgtaagtacgtaattaagtatgcaaatcggatgataatacaatattatgataacatggacctgatctgatgatggagacaggaggtggccatgggaactttatcgcaataaaccctaactaattgtgtttgggtatattagaattgtctcgatggatctaatacaataataattggctgtggaaagaaaaatacattcagcgataaaagcttataccaaaatttttttttttgccgtaacttattccccatttcaatattttatactgatagagcaatgtccattatagggggcccattactggatccacgtccattaccgggggcccattactggagctttggtgtccataactggagaaaaaaagcatagttttaatttgttaaatatgtggaaactaattgcagtatctttgatacaacacgcctaaaacatgaaagacagataggactttcatcttttaacacgctaaacggtagaccatttacatgtataagggaaatatcataaatactccaaatttcctcttaaatgtcccatgactggtgctgttactatataattaattatgacCGGGGAATAAGGAATTTTATGGAGATCCAAACAACTGAATGACCATTTTTCCCCAGTGTTCCGCTTAAAATTTTACGTGTAAATCGTGTAGAGATAgaccaaggaaagtctgcagtgattttgatagcccacacagtgcgttatttatacgccataatttcatagaagtttcacgtttaaaataacacctgcattgctatcaaaatcgctgcagaccttTCTTGTTCTAACTCTAAACCTACAAGTACCTGcggtttatattttataaataaattcctttTCGATAAAACTGTGTGATGAAATGTCCACAGGAGTGACGACCTTTACTTTAAGGTCTGTTTATGACTCCTCAGACCCCTATAAGGAACACTCATAAACTCATAATATCACCTCGGCCTCGGTTACCTTTAACAGGCGTTTCTGTATTTACTTATACTACTTAGGTATTGATGTAAAATTTCTCTTTGTTTTATATATGTTAATTATCACTCATTAACTCTACTATTGTTTCCATTGTGTAGGTTTATGTAGGTAAGACAGTGATTTAAATCATCATGTCGACTTTTATATTGTATATTATACTCGTTtagtagtaggtacagtcagccaagaaagtggtctaccacttttcgaccctatgatctgattgatagagttgaaaagtggtagaccactttcttggctgaccgtaccactgtattttatgtatgtaaataaaggaTCCTCATCGCATAGTCTGTGGATATAATggtcttatttatttttaaagaaattagaCTGTAGACACAgtaaactgtaaaaatatgggtgtagccaacttatccaaaaatatgtcccatagttctgatttcgctgacataagaggtatgggacatatttttgagatgatttgtgcacccatatttttacagttgactgtacctaaaggtAAATTTTCGCCTCGCCAACAAACAAGATAATGCAGCGCTAATTGGAGAGGTacctgaagaagaagaaggtaaAGTCTTGTCTTAATGAACCCCTTACTGCATACAATACCATATGGCGGATATGATAATCAACTATTGtcagctattaaagttcaaatttaggGTTTCAGTAAGGGGTTAATTTTGAACAGACCTTTTCCACGAAAATAACGAGTTTCTTATAATCAATAAAGTAATTAAAGAACAACGAACCATGAGAAATATACATAAGTGCCGCCATAGATCGTTGACTTCTGCCTTAAGTATGTTAATGACTTACCTAATATGCAAATTACTTAATATGCTCATTACGTGTTACGTGGTACACTGCGATCGCGCATTCGAGAAATATCTTTCGCGTGATGTGAGTCTGTGACTACTTACACTAAAGAGCATTGAAAACGGTTACGGTTTACCGCGGAAATGTCCATACAAAGTAAATACTTATAAACGcatatttgtgacgttttcaataaaaaggtacattgtcggttgtcgataaggttgatttcaaatggTAGCCATATGGAAATATCGCCTTATTGACAGCCGACAATATGTACATTTTTAATTGAGAATGGCACATTTATACCTGCATCAAGCTGCACTACTAATTGCGCAAACGCTGTTGCAACGATTATTATCTTATTATAACCAAGGCCACTTTAGCATTTATACTAGTTGACCAAGTCGGAGGTACTTGAAGTATCCAGTTGCAACGCAAATACCGtacttaaggggctacccgaggttttcatcgatttttgacaagttttgaatcgtatcttctttttttgcactacatacagaattataagacaaacggttatcggttcttcaatcttttatctccggttttgtccactggattttgaaaaaaatgaatacttatttttttatgaattttttaaacattgtctaaaaaaacacttttttcgtatctagtttgcagtgaagaATCTTACATGTacaaaatctacatatttgggatcgtctttgaagtctcgaaaaACGTGTCCAAggctttaattttaaactaattaacacaaaagttatggtcagaaaaccagttttttagcttaaaattgttcaactttgatgccaaatatctcgaagacaatgaactttaaagtaaatatgggatactatattgcttaaagcccttactgttaatatgataagctacaaaaaacattagaaaactcagggattcagatcgaaggtcattggcgtgggggagccccttaagagTCACACGGACCTtccgtcaggcgtggctcactccgcgatttcgtcgctttacaAATTagccaattttggtggctagccataagccgcgcgtggcactgtcgccacctagcggccatatctgtcctgatcgtaacagacgcgttttgttagagagttagtcttctgtacctagtgcccactattatttattctgtgcttttgcCAAAAAGCCTTTTACATACAATCAAATTTACGCTCTCATTTAAAAATATGCTTAAATTACATGAAGTGAATTCATAACAAAGCGAAGTTTTATATGCTTACAAAAGATATTACAACTGCTAACTTAATCATACTTACTTagttacttctatgaaattgtgatGTTAAGCCTTAcaactttaaacgagcaattcttgtataggtataagtacatgtatatttcgggatctcggaaacggctctaacgatttcgatgatatatgctatatgggggttttcgggggtgaAAATCGATCTAGTTTGGTCTTATCTCTAGGGTAACGcgcatttttagtttttatatgtttttcgagcaaaaatcggtctcccagatattaaaactaaacttgcactgcgtatgctattgctatcaaaatcgttgcagacttttcgtggtctAACTGTAAGGTAAACTAAGTATGTTGCTTAATTGTTAATAGCAAGTTAAGCaagtttaatataatttaagcatgtcgttttaaaatgagcgcgtaacttcgattgtatggcggcgcTTTAGTTCCTGTGACTCTTAAATACTACTGAGACCAATGAACTCTTTAAACAGGTAAAGTGATAATTTAAACCTAAATATTGTAATGTATACGCACGACCCGTGACCATACGTGTAATTAACAGGTAGTATTTATTTTGCtttgatttagacgatgcgagaactcgtatgcgagtttcataccattgcgggttttggccggtcggttgaattggacgtaatccacagaccccaatgtaactaaaatcgcatgcgagttcgcgcgccgtctaagcCCTTTTACCCATGCCTAAAACTGGTACCGCTAATACTGGTACCAGTACCAATCTGGTACTGGTACTAATTGAGGTTACATGCTCATTCTCCTACTAATTTAAATAGgagccttagagcatttagtaccTAACTGGTGACtgcttggctgtcattttctgtacaaaaacagtctgccgatttttgcgggggaggggacgtcaaatgcattattatttagttttattttattttagaatagtttgtatttagtttaattgtaattctaagttgtttttatttattgttttttggcATGTTTTTGaaccataattataattacttatatgAATAAATGCATACTGCttgtgctattaaaatcgtcgcagacttatcttggtctacaTCTAATTTTTAGGTTATTTCCATAAATCCTCGCCATTGACCTTGCCTTGTTTATACCAAATGAATACGGTTATTTTCCGTGAGAAATGCAGTAATATTACTAAATGATGTGGGTTTTGTAacaatatttgtgatgaaaatTACGTCAGTTTAATATTAAGAGAAATAGTATGTTTTACAAGAATTTCTAACATCAATGAAATTGATTTAAGTTTGTAAAcgattacctacctacgtatgGCATTCTAAGATCAAAGAattctggttgacgtaactggtgaccgaagaccggcggctacctcgcacaacgtatcagcattgcgatacagcgaggaaatgccgccggcatccttggtacaatgcctcaagggcctattttagatttaagttagttattaatttcgtttagtaatacggtactactaaacgaaattacaGCTAGTAGTATTACTAATACCACTAgctgtatatatataattatcttgtttgtaaataaatgattttataatcaggccaaatatatcgtaaaTTTTTCAGCATTTAGctacttacttatttactcAGTAGGTATTCAGTTTAAATcaagtaggggagaccgaggtgagttttgacagaggagagttgtggcattgtcgattttttggaatctaatgactgttagcgagctcgcaacagtgtgcatttgttagctcgtaacttgaactaacaaacgcgcgctattgcgaccttgtttttagttaatagattccaaaaaatcaacgacgtcacaactctcctctgtcacaactcacctcggtctcccctaggtAGGTAATCAGTGTCATTCAGTGTAATTAGTGTAGGTAATTACACAGGCAGTTATTAAATAATTGCTAGAGTGAGGTGATATGAATATGATCGATATTAATcgtttttacaatttgcgttgcATTACAGTTGATCTCATAAGAAATTTACGAACCAATTACCGTTTTATtgctttaataattattttattgctaCAATTAGGTCACATTTTGCCAGGTTTGAATTAGTTTTCGGTTTCCGGTTTTTACAGACCGGTTTTATTATAGAGAAAACTCAAAGTAAAAGATGAACTCGCGCCCCGGGGGTTCCGtgcaaaaataattatttattgtttttcctTTActtacgtttttagggttccgtacccaaagggtaaaacgagaccctattactaagactctgctgtccgtccgtccgtccgtccgtccgtctgtcaccacttcaccaggctgtatctcacgaaccgtgataactagacagttgaaattttcgcagatgatgtatttctgttgtcgctataacaacaaatactaaaaacagaataaaataaagatttaagtggggctcccatacaacaaacgtgatttttgaccgaagttaagcaacgtcgggcggggtcagtacttgaatgggtgaccgtttttttttcgctttttttgcattatggtacggaacccttcgtgcacgagtccgactcgcacttgcccggtttttatttagcCGGTACGCagtgtaataatattttaatgaatcCCACCGAAATTAAGATTCATGACGGTTGATACGTAAATAaggaacaaaaaaacaaaaggcaCTTCTTGTCCTTCTGCCAACACCATGATAACCCCCTAAAACCATCATTAAGCGgaatccagacgggatgatcaaatcgaccgaccGATTcaatcagaaatgaaattggcgtcaatctccaatttaatcaccaattttagaattatggtgatattagagccctctaaattgaataaatgccccagtacgaaaatactggcgtctcaaattggtattcttgcgtccgcacctcattttatcggtaatatcggtcattatcggcggttgaatacGGCGAACCAAGTTGGCTTTTGcttccgcacgtcctgattcaatcgggcaatttaatcagattggcgaaacaTTGATTGATTTGGATACGCCTTAATTTCTGACAGACAATTTCCAATGATTCCAGAGGTCGGTTTCCTGTCCCGCAAAGCTGCGCAGGCGGCGTGCACGGTGTCGTTTCTGGAGCGCAACGCTGACGGCAGCTACACGTTTTCCGTGACGTCACCCATCAAATCCAGCATCATCACCTTTAGGGAGGGCGAGGAGTTTATCGAGAATAGACTCGATGGAGCCAAGGTATTGACTCTCACTTCacaattaatttcatttcatttgatCTATTTAGTCATAATTTACATTGTATATGAATATAAATTgtaattatacttacttaaaaattaaaaaaaaatcatgtttcatGTACTtagagccaccccacactaCCGTCTACCGAGCGTCGACGTCTAGCCAAGTCTATTGAGGCTGATGTTCGACGCagcgccattttccatagcgctgactagacgccgacgctcaaaagtcGGTAGTGTAGGGTCCTTCTTGCTACTTAGTTTAGTTGACCGAGCCGAGCGTTAGCGCAGCTGTCCGTTCCAGCCTTGagcaaaaatacttttttatgtCCGGGTGTTTTACTCTGCAGGCCGCATTTCTCAACCGGTTcttgtgaaattttgtgagttGGTTTGttagttacctatttattttctgtcgTTTCGTTTTTTGGAAAATGTACGAAATGTCCATGGCACTTAAGACTATCGTGAATTCGCTGTGCTGTGATAAAGACTcattgtagttttattttatttttacactagCGATGCGCCACTTTCATGTCACTGTAAATGTTGTATGGACTAGTGAAAAAGCTCTACATatagaatacatttttaaaattgagtttaaaaattaaatttttagcaaAAAATACTCAAACCATATTTTTCAGGTGAAGACGACTGTAACCatagaagaaaataaactgattCAGAAACAAGTAGAAGATAACGGGAGGATAACAACCAACTTGCGGGAGTTCACGCCAGAGTTCTTGGTCGTGGTACGTGGAATGCAAGCCACCctctagcgtcttttgagcgtcggcacagtcagcgctatggaaaatagcgtcgctgcgcagttgcaccaacgttgcgtcgagcagcagccatagagttgcctagacgccgacgcttggGAGACGCTAAGTATTGTGGGGTCCCTCTAATAGTTTCCTGAGGCCCAGCCATAGTAGTGATGAATCCAAAATTTGCttctgaaatttgaacctatatcGTAGGAAATACAgttaattttgttttacttgaaaatttaaggaaataaaacaaatacaacCCTTTTTCGTATGaatattatgtacattttattgaactGAATAAACGCATCAATTTGTTGTATGGTGGTAGTTCGCCGGGATAAACGCAGTGGCGTAGCGTAAACGAAACTAGCCGTGGGCGAAatcgcatctgcgaggcccttttctttcactgCGCTCGAAGAGACCTAGCGTGAGGCCCCTCTTGGAGCGAGAGGCCGTGGGCGAATAGCTACGTCGATAAATGATAGTAAAAAATTAAGTCAATTCAATAAATTCCTCTTACAATTGTTATGTGTGGTGGGGCAGtctgttattatttttgtagatataataatagttttatttttgtttcagacGACCACAGCTGAAGGCTGGGACGGCAAATGTGTGAGAACTTACAAAGTGATTGAGTGAATGTGTATGTGTACAAAAAGCTAAATGTCGAATATGTAATTATGGTACCAAATAATTTTATGGCACCACAAGATCAATGTCGAGAACTATTGGTTTTTCGTTTTAAGAATATTTTAAGACTAGTTTCGATTAAAATACGAGTTTCGAACGGAACAAAGAACAAATATGCCAAAAAAAGAAAATTCCTGTATTATGTGATATGAGTACTACTATTACTTAAGATTATAATgcctacataggtacatattataaatgGTAGGTCAGGCActttgtataataaaattgtgctaCATACTctgttgtatttatttttagggAATTCAAATGTAAATCATAAAAAGTTATTATCAAATTATTGTTTTGCTAAATATTGACAGCGAAACTaagttacttaattttttttttattgacaaggcttttacgaaataaatatgaacaaacaTCTATAAAAATGAAAATCTGATTTCAACTTTCATAGTCTTTACCTActcataggtaggtaggtatataattaggCCAgagaatttaaatacctaccagAAATAAAATTTTTTACTCACAAAGCAATGGtagtatagtaacagcaccagtcatgggacatttaagaggaaatttggagtatttatgatatttcccttataaatgtaaatggtctaccgcttagcgtgttaaaagatgaaagtcctatccgtctttcatgtttaaggcgtgttgtatcaaagatactgcaaggaGTTTCCACataattaacaaattaaaactatgttttttttctccagtcatggacaccaaagctccagtaatgggccccggtaatggacgtggatccagtaatgggccccctataatggacattactctatcagtataaaatattgaaatggggaataagttatggcaaaaaaatcatcttttggtataagcttttattgctgaatgtatttttctttccacagccaattattattgtattagatccaacAAGACAAACCCAAACCCAAACAAAACCCAAACAAACCCAAcaaaattagttagggtttattgcgataaacttcccatggccacctcctgtctccatcatcagatcaggtccatgttatcataatattgcattatcatccgatttgcatacttaattacgtacttacacaaaatttcaactgaatcggaaatcgaaaagtggatcaaattcagctaccaagatttgacacattaactaacagggcaagttaaataaaagtttggaaaaacgatattaatttatgcgaagtctgagaatacctcctggttgacatatttcgtaactacattttacttctgtattgtttaaaaacatgatattatggcatggcaagcatcattatgtcaa
Encoded here:
- the LOC134674798 gene encoding fatty acid-binding protein-like → MEQFLGKKYKLVSSENFEEYLKFIQVGFLSRKAAQAACTVSFLERNADGSYTFSVTSPIKSSIITFREGEEFIENRLDGAKVKTTVTIEENKLIQKQVEDNGRITTNLREFTPEFLVVTTTAEGWDGKCVRTYKVIE